The following proteins are encoded in a genomic region of Vicugna pacos chromosome 16, VicPac4, whole genome shotgun sequence:
- the FBXL20 gene encoding F-box/LRR-repeat protein 20 isoform X3: protein MFSNSDEAVINKKLPKELLLRIFSFLDVVTLCRCAQVSRAWNVLALDGSNWQRIDLFDFQRDIEGRVVENISKRCGGFLRKLSLRGCLGVGDNALRTFAQNCRNIEVLNLNGCTKTTDATCTSLSKFCSKLRHLDLASCTSITNMSLKALSEGCPLLEQLNISWCDQVTKDGIQALVRGCGGLKALFLKGCTQLEDEALKYIGAHCPELVTLNLQTCLQITDEGLITICRGCHKLQSLCASGCSNITDAILNALGQNCPRLRILEVARCSQLTDVGFTTLARNCHELEKMDLEECVQITDSTLIQLSIHCPRLQVLSLSHCELITDDGIRHLGNGACAHDQLEVIELDNCPLITDASLEHLKSCHSLERIELYDCQQITRAGIKRLRTHLPNIKVHAYFAPVTPPPSVGGSRQRFCRCCIIL from the exons GATATTTTCTTTTCTGGATGTTGTTACCTTGTGTCGCTGTGCTCAGGTCTCCAGG gCCTGGAATGTTCTGGCGCTGGATGGCAGTAACTGGCAGCGAATTGACCTGTTTGATTTCCAGAGggatattgag ggCCGCGTAGTGGAGAATATTTCAAAAAGATGTGGGGGCTTTTTACGAAAGTTAAGTCTTCGGGGGTGTCTTGGAGTAGGAGACAATGCATTAAG GACCTTTGCACAAAACTGTAGGAACATTGAAGTACTAAATCTGAATGGGTGTACAAAGACTACAGATGC taCTTGTACTAGCCTTAGCAAGTTCTGTTCCAAGCTCAGGCACCTTGACTTGGCTTCCTGTACATCGATAACAAACATGTCTCTAAAAGCTCTAAG TGAGGGATGTCCACTGTTGGAGCAATTAAACATTTCCTGGTGTGACCAAGTAACCAAGGATGGTATCCAAGCACTAGTGAGAGGCTGTGGAGGTCTGAAAGCCTTATTCTTAAAAGGCTGCACACAG CTAGAAGATGAAGCTCTCAAGTACATAGGTGCACACTGTCCTGAACTGGTGACTTTGAACTTGCAGACTTGCTTA cAAATCACAGATGAAGGTCTCATTACTATATGCAGAGGGTGCCATAAGTTACAGTCCCTCTGTGCCTCTGGCTGCTCCAACATCACAGATGCCATCCTGAATGCTTTAGGTCAGAACTGCCCTCGGCTTAG aatattAGAAGTGGCAAGGTGTTCTCAACTAACAGATGTAGGCTTTACCACTCTGGCCAGG AACTGCCATGAGCTTGAAAAGATGGACCTGGAAGAGTGTGTTCAG ATAACAGATAGCACATTAATCCAACTTTCTATACACTGTCCTCGACTTCAAGTATTG AGTCTGTCTCACTGTGAGCTGATCACAGACGATGGAATTCGTCACCTGGGGAACGGGGCCTGCGCCCATGACCAGCTGGAGGTGATTGAACTGGACAACTGCCCGCTAATCACGGATGCATCCCTGGAGCACTTGAAGAGCTGTCACAGCCTTGAGCGGATAGAACTCTATGACTGCCAGCAAATCACACGGGCTGGAATCAAGAGACTCAGG aCCCATTTACCCAATATTAAAGTCCACGCCTACTTCGCACCTGTCACTCCACCCCCATCAGTAGGGGGCAGCAGACAGCGCTTCTGCAGATGCTGCATCATCCTATGA
- the FBXL20 gene encoding F-box/LRR-repeat protein 20 isoform X1, giving the protein MAPSRDRLLHFGFKATMFSNSDEAVINKKLPKELLLRIFSFLDVVTLCRCAQVSRAWNVLALDGSNWQRIDLFDFQRDIEGRVVENISKRCGGFLRKLSLRGCLGVGDNALRTFAQNCRNIEVLNLNGCTKTTDATCTSLSKFCSKLRHLDLASCTSITNMSLKALSEGCPLLEQLNISWCDQVTKDGIQALVRGCGGLKALFLKGCTQLEDEALKYIGAHCPELVTLNLQTCLQITDEGLITICRGCHKLQSLCASGCSNITDAILNALGQNCPRLRILEVARCSQLTDVGFTTLARNCHELEKMDLEECVQITDSTLIQLSIHCPRLQVLSLSHCELITDDGIRHLGNGACAHDQLEVIELDNCPLITDASLEHLKSCHSLERIELYDCQQITRAGIKRLRTHLPNIKVHAYFAPVTPPPSVGGSRQRFCRCCIIL; this is encoded by the exons GATATTTTCTTTTCTGGATGTTGTTACCTTGTGTCGCTGTGCTCAGGTCTCCAGG gCCTGGAATGTTCTGGCGCTGGATGGCAGTAACTGGCAGCGAATTGACCTGTTTGATTTCCAGAGggatattgag ggCCGCGTAGTGGAGAATATTTCAAAAAGATGTGGGGGCTTTTTACGAAAGTTAAGTCTTCGGGGGTGTCTTGGAGTAGGAGACAATGCATTAAG GACCTTTGCACAAAACTGTAGGAACATTGAAGTACTAAATCTGAATGGGTGTACAAAGACTACAGATGC taCTTGTACTAGCCTTAGCAAGTTCTGTTCCAAGCTCAGGCACCTTGACTTGGCTTCCTGTACATCGATAACAAACATGTCTCTAAAAGCTCTAAG TGAGGGATGTCCACTGTTGGAGCAATTAAACATTTCCTGGTGTGACCAAGTAACCAAGGATGGTATCCAAGCACTAGTGAGAGGCTGTGGAGGTCTGAAAGCCTTATTCTTAAAAGGCTGCACACAG CTAGAAGATGAAGCTCTCAAGTACATAGGTGCACACTGTCCTGAACTGGTGACTTTGAACTTGCAGACTTGCTTA cAAATCACAGATGAAGGTCTCATTACTATATGCAGAGGGTGCCATAAGTTACAGTCCCTCTGTGCCTCTGGCTGCTCCAACATCACAGATGCCATCCTGAATGCTTTAGGTCAGAACTGCCCTCGGCTTAG aatattAGAAGTGGCAAGGTGTTCTCAACTAACAGATGTAGGCTTTACCACTCTGGCCAGG AACTGCCATGAGCTTGAAAAGATGGACCTGGAAGAGTGTGTTCAG ATAACAGATAGCACATTAATCCAACTTTCTATACACTGTCCTCGACTTCAAGTATTG AGTCTGTCTCACTGTGAGCTGATCACAGACGATGGAATTCGTCACCTGGGGAACGGGGCCTGCGCCCATGACCAGCTGGAGGTGATTGAACTGGACAACTGCCCGCTAATCACGGATGCATCCCTGGAGCACTTGAAGAGCTGTCACAGCCTTGAGCGGATAGAACTCTATGACTGCCAGCAAATCACACGGGCTGGAATCAAGAGACTCAGG aCCCATTTACCCAATATTAAAGTCCACGCCTACTTCGCACCTGTCACTCCACCCCCATCAGTAGGGGGCAGCAGACAGCGCTTCTGCAGATGCTGCATCATCCTATGA
- the FBXL20 gene encoding F-box/LRR-repeat protein 20 isoform X2: MRRDVNGVTKSRFEMFSNSDEAVINKKLPKELLLRIFSFLDVVTLCRCAQVSRAWNVLALDGSNWQRIDLFDFQRDIEGRVVENISKRCGGFLRKLSLRGCLGVGDNALRTFAQNCRNIEVLNLNGCTKTTDATCTSLSKFCSKLRHLDLASCTSITNMSLKALSEGCPLLEQLNISWCDQVTKDGIQALVRGCGGLKALFLKGCTQLEDEALKYIGAHCPELVTLNLQTCLQITDEGLITICRGCHKLQSLCASGCSNITDAILNALGQNCPRLRILEVARCSQLTDVGFTTLARNCHELEKMDLEECVQITDSTLIQLSIHCPRLQVLSLSHCELITDDGIRHLGNGACAHDQLEVIELDNCPLITDASLEHLKSCHSLERIELYDCQQITRAGIKRLRTHLPNIKVHAYFAPVTPPPSVGGSRQRFCRCCIIL; encoded by the exons GATATTTTCTTTTCTGGATGTTGTTACCTTGTGTCGCTGTGCTCAGGTCTCCAGG gCCTGGAATGTTCTGGCGCTGGATGGCAGTAACTGGCAGCGAATTGACCTGTTTGATTTCCAGAGggatattgag ggCCGCGTAGTGGAGAATATTTCAAAAAGATGTGGGGGCTTTTTACGAAAGTTAAGTCTTCGGGGGTGTCTTGGAGTAGGAGACAATGCATTAAG GACCTTTGCACAAAACTGTAGGAACATTGAAGTACTAAATCTGAATGGGTGTACAAAGACTACAGATGC taCTTGTACTAGCCTTAGCAAGTTCTGTTCCAAGCTCAGGCACCTTGACTTGGCTTCCTGTACATCGATAACAAACATGTCTCTAAAAGCTCTAAG TGAGGGATGTCCACTGTTGGAGCAATTAAACATTTCCTGGTGTGACCAAGTAACCAAGGATGGTATCCAAGCACTAGTGAGAGGCTGTGGAGGTCTGAAAGCCTTATTCTTAAAAGGCTGCACACAG CTAGAAGATGAAGCTCTCAAGTACATAGGTGCACACTGTCCTGAACTGGTGACTTTGAACTTGCAGACTTGCTTA cAAATCACAGATGAAGGTCTCATTACTATATGCAGAGGGTGCCATAAGTTACAGTCCCTCTGTGCCTCTGGCTGCTCCAACATCACAGATGCCATCCTGAATGCTTTAGGTCAGAACTGCCCTCGGCTTAG aatattAGAAGTGGCAAGGTGTTCTCAACTAACAGATGTAGGCTTTACCACTCTGGCCAGG AACTGCCATGAGCTTGAAAAGATGGACCTGGAAGAGTGTGTTCAG ATAACAGATAGCACATTAATCCAACTTTCTATACACTGTCCTCGACTTCAAGTATTG AGTCTGTCTCACTGTGAGCTGATCACAGACGATGGAATTCGTCACCTGGGGAACGGGGCCTGCGCCCATGACCAGCTGGAGGTGATTGAACTGGACAACTGCCCGCTAATCACGGATGCATCCCTGGAGCACTTGAAGAGCTGTCACAGCCTTGAGCGGATAGAACTCTATGACTGCCAGCAAATCACACGGGCTGGAATCAAGAGACTCAGG aCCCATTTACCCAATATTAAAGTCCACGCCTACTTCGCACCTGTCACTCCACCCCCATCAGTAGGGGGCAGCAGACAGCGCTTCTGCAGATGCTGCATCATCCTATGA